In one window of Hyla sarda isolate aHylSar1 chromosome 1, aHylSar1.hap1, whole genome shotgun sequence DNA:
- the XPA gene encoding DNA repair protein complementing XP-A cells isoform X1: MESEPVTDPPLDEEKKLPAAVRAKIERNRQRALMLRQARLARRPYPTGEGISAMKTLPKIVDSGGGFFIEEEETVQKTVENVVHKPGPVLEFEYLICEECGKDFMDSYLSNHFDLAVCDGCRDAEEKHKLITRTEAKKEYLLKDCDIDKREPVLKYVLKKNPHNSHWGDMKLYLKLQIVKRSLEVWGTEEALEEAKEIRQDNRDKIKQKKFDKKVKELRRAVRSSLWKKDATGHKHEYGPEEHIEEDTYKKTCTTCGHELNYEKM, encoded by the exons ATGGAGTCAGAGCCAGTGACAGACCCTCCGCTTGATGAAGAGAAGAAGTTGCCAGCTGCTGTTCGGGCAAAAATTGAGCGAAATAGACAAAGGGCGTTGATGTTGAGACAAGCCAGATTAGCCAGAAGACCATACCCTACTGGTGAAG GGATTTCTGCTATGAAGACTCTTCCAAAGATTGTAGATTCGGGTGGAGGATTCTTTATAGAGGAGGAAGAAACAGTACAGAAAACTGTGGAAAATGTAGTACATAAACCTG GTCCAGTACTAGAATTTGAATATCTCATTTGTGAGGAGTGTGGCAAAGATTTTATGGATTCTTACTTAAGCAATCACTTTGATTTAGCTGTTTGTGATGGATGCAG AGATGCAGAAGAAAAACATAAGCTTATAACAAGAACTGAAGCCAAGAAAGAGTATTTACTGAAAGACTGCGATATTGATAAAAGGGAGCCGGTGCTGAAATATGTCTTAAAGAAAAACCCTCACAATTCTCATTGGGGCGACATGAAACTTTACTTAAAATTGCAG ATAGTTAAACGTTCTTTAGAAgtatggggtactgaagaagctCTAGAAGAAGCAAAAGAAATTCGACAAGATAACAGGGATAAAATTAAACAGAAAAAATTTGACAAGAAAGTAAAAG AACTCCGTCGAGCTGTGAGGAGCAGTTTATGGAAAAAAGATGCCACTGGCCATAAACATGAGTATGGTCCAGAGGAACATATTGAAGAGGATACATACAAGAAGACGTGCACAACATGTGGTCATGAATTAaattatgaaaaaatgtaa
- the XPA gene encoding DNA repair protein complementing XP-A cells isoform X2, which translates to MKTLPKIVDSGGGFFIEEEETVQKTVENVVHKPGPVLEFEYLICEECGKDFMDSYLSNHFDLAVCDGCRDAEEKHKLITRTEAKKEYLLKDCDIDKREPVLKYVLKKNPHNSHWGDMKLYLKLQIVKRSLEVWGTEEALEEAKEIRQDNRDKIKQKKFDKKVKELRRAVRSSLWKKDATGHKHEYGPEEHIEEDTYKKTCTTCGHELNYEKM; encoded by the exons ATGAAGACTCTTCCAAAGATTGTAGATTCGGGTGGAGGATTCTTTATAGAGGAGGAAGAAACAGTACAGAAAACTGTGGAAAATGTAGTACATAAACCTG GTCCAGTACTAGAATTTGAATATCTCATTTGTGAGGAGTGTGGCAAAGATTTTATGGATTCTTACTTAAGCAATCACTTTGATTTAGCTGTTTGTGATGGATGCAG AGATGCAGAAGAAAAACATAAGCTTATAACAAGAACTGAAGCCAAGAAAGAGTATTTACTGAAAGACTGCGATATTGATAAAAGGGAGCCGGTGCTGAAATATGTCTTAAAGAAAAACCCTCACAATTCTCATTGGGGCGACATGAAACTTTACTTAAAATTGCAG ATAGTTAAACGTTCTTTAGAAgtatggggtactgaagaagctCTAGAAGAAGCAAAAGAAATTCGACAAGATAACAGGGATAAAATTAAACAGAAAAAATTTGACAAGAAAGTAAAAG AACTCCGTCGAGCTGTGAGGAGCAGTTTATGGAAAAAAGATGCCACTGGCCATAAACATGAGTATGGTCCAGAGGAACATATTGAAGAGGATACATACAAGAAGACGTGCACAACATGTGGTCATGAATTAaattatgaaaaaatgtaa